The Bifidobacteriaceae bacterium DNA window GGGCCACCCGATGACGGAAATGGGGACGGTTCCTGTTTCCGGCACGCCGGAAACAGGAACCGTCCCCATTTCCGATCCGGCCCCGAAGGGGGTTGCGCCATGACTGAGGAGCCACTTTCGCGCGAAGCCCTCTCGCCCGGTGCGTCCGGGACCGAGCGGGCCATCGAAGCCGCCCTGCGGCCCAAGAACCTGGGCGAATTCGTCGGCCAGAAGGTGGTCCGCGACCAGCTCTCACTGGTCTTGGAGGCGGCCAAAGCTAGGCGCATGCCGCCAGACCACGTGCTCCTGTCCGGGCCGCCCGGACTCGGCAAGACCACCCTGTCCATGATTATCGCCGCCGAACTGGGAGTCTCGATGCGGGTCACTTCGGGCCCCGCGATCCAGCACGCCGGCGACCTGGCCGCCGTCCTGACCTCGCTCGAAGAGGGAGAAGTCCTCTTTGTTGACGAGATCCACCGCCTCGCCCGCCCCGTCGAGGAGATGCTCTACGTGGCCATGGAGGACTTCCGGGTGGACGTCGTGGTCGGCAAAGGCCCCGGCGCCAACGCCATCCCCCTGACCCTGCCCCCCTTCACGGTGGTCGGCGCCACCACCCGGGCGGGACTGCTGCCGGCCCCCTTGCGGGACCGGTTCGGTTTCACCGGCCAACTCGACTACTACTCGGCCGAGGAACTGGAACGGGTGATTGTGCGCTCGGCGGCCCTCCTCGACCTACAAGTCACACCCGAGGCCGCCGCCGAGGTCGCCTCGCGCTCCCGCGGCACCCCCCGGATCGCCAACCGCCTCCTCAGGAGAGTGCGGGACTGGGCCGAAGTGCGCGGCAGCGGTGTTGCCGACCTGGACGCCGCCCTGGCCGCCCTCGCCGTCTACCAAGTCGACCAGCGCGGACTGGACCGTTTGGACCGCGCGATCCTCGAAGTCCTGGTCTGCCGCTTCGCCGGGCAACCGGTCGGATTGACCACCATGGCCGCCGCAGTGGGCGAGGAGCCGGACACGATCGAGACCGTGGTGGAGCCGTTCCTTCTGCGCGAGGGTCTGATCGCCCGCACCCCGCGCGGCCGGCTCGCCACCCCCGACGCCTACGCCCACCTGGGGGAGCGCCCCGCCGGACAGGCGGCCCCGCACCAACAGATCTCTTTGCTGCGCCCCGACCTCTCGGTCGAATCCAGCCCAGGCGAACCCCCGCCCCAGGAGTCCAGGTGACACAGAAATGAGCCGCCAGCGAAATGGGATGGCCGCTTTCGGCCCGACAGTGTGCGCGCCGTGCCGAAGTCCCCTAGACTCACCCCGGACGTATGTCTTTTTTCGCATCCCATTGACTGAGGAGTGTTTTCGTTGACTATTTCCGATGCCGTCCTGCTGGCCGCCGACGAGCCGGCTGCGCCAGCCGGGGGAGGCGGCAGCAGCTACGTAATGCTGATCTTCATCGCCGGAATGATCCTGGTGATGTGGTTCATGTCGCGGCGCAACAAGAAGCAGCAGCAGCAGCAGGGCGACTTCCGCCGCTCGCTGGACGTGGGCCAACGGGTTATGACCGTGGGCGGCATGATCGGGGTCATCACGGGGCTCAGCGGCGACGTGGTGACGCTGATGTCGCCCAGCGGCGACGAGTCCGCGTATCTCCGCCGGGCGATCAAGTCGGTCGTCTCGGATGAGGAATGGGCCAATTTGACCGAGCCCTACCCCGTCGATGAGGACGAGGAGATTGAGGCAGACGAAACGCCGGAAATCGAAGACGCGCCCGCTCCCGCCGAACCCGAAGAGGACGAACCCGAACCGGAAGACAAGGGCAAGTAAACCCTTCGGTTCGCCCCCGCAATTCATCCAAGGAAGAAGCACACTGGTGGCTACACACTCACGAAAGGCCCGGCCCGGCCGCACCCTGTTGGTGCTGGTCGTGTTGGTGGTCGCCCTGTTCGGAGCGATCGGGATCGGCACGGCGGCGGGCAAAACCGACTTTGTGCCGAAGTTCGCCCTCGACCTTGAAGGCGGCACCGAGCTGGTCCTCACCCCGCAGGCCTCCGAATCCAACGCCCAGGTCACCAGCGAACAGCTCGACCAGGCGCAAGAGATCATCAGGTCGCGCGTTGACGCGTCGGGTGTGGCCGAGACGGAGGTCGCCCGGCAGGGCAACTCCAACATTGTGGTCTCGATCCCCGGCAACCCCAGCCAAGACCAACTGGACCTGGTCACGAAGTCCGCGAAGATGACCTTCCGCACCGTGTTGTATGTGGCGAACGCGACCCCGACCCAACAAGACGCTTGGTCTAGCCGCTACTACCCGAACCCCTCCTACACGCCGGCGCCGGAGCCCAGCGCCGAAGGGGAAGACGGCGAAACCCCGACCGACGGCGAAACCCCGACCGACGGCGAGACTCCGGCTGAAGGCGAAACCCCTGCCGAAGGTGAGGCGACCGCCGAGGCGACCCCGAGCCTGGAGCCCAGCCCGACGGCATCGGCGGCCAGCCCCTCCCCGGCGCCCACCCCGACCTCGAAGGTCGACGCCTCGACCGGCAACATGCCGGTCCCGCCAGACCCCGCGTACACCGCGCGGCTGGAGAACGGCCTGGATGAGGCGGTCGTGTACGCGGCGGTGGCCGAGGAATACGCCACGCTGCTTGATGGCGCCGAGTCGACCGTCGCCTCCAAGACCGCCAGCGGCGTCAGCGAGGAGGCCGCCAAAGCCCAAACGGTCGCCGAGATCATCAACTGCGACATGGTCGGCTCATCCCGCGGCAACGTGCCGTCCGATCCCGACAAGCCGCTGGTGACCTGCGATGACGCGGGCTCGGCGGCGTACATCCTGGGTCCGGTGATGGTTCAGGGCTCGGAGTTGACCAAGGCCAACAACGGCATGGCGACCACCCAACAGGGCAACACCACCGGCCAATGGGTGGTCGACATTGAGTTCAACTCGGCTGGCGGCAAGCAGTTCGGCGAGGTCACCACCAAGCTCGACGCGGCCTGCAAAGCAAACGCCGAAGACCCGAAGCGGCAATTCGCCATCGTCCTGGACGACGTGGTCATCTCCGCCCCGGAGGTCTGCAATGACCCGATCCTGACCGGCACGGCCCAGATTTCGGGCTCCTTCACCCAGCAAAGCTCCAAGACCCTGGCCGACCAGTTGTCCTTCGGCTCGTTGCCGATCAACTTCATAGTCCAGTCGCAGGACCAGATTTCGGCGACCGCCGGGTCGGAGCAACTGGAGATTGGCCTCTGGGCCGGCTTGGTTGGCTTGATCCTGGTCGCCATCTACTCGTTCTTCCAATACCGCGCCCTGTCCATGGTGACCGTGTTGTCGCTGATCCTGGCGATCGGCATCTCCTACGGCACCATTGTTCTGCTCGGCTGGGTGCAGGGTTACCGCCTGTCGCTCGCGGGCGTGGCGGGCATGATCGTGGCGATCGGCATAACCGCCGACTCGTTCATCGTCTACTTCGAACGCATCCGCGACGAGTTGCGCGTCGGCCGCTCGATCAGCCTGGCGGTGGAGATGGCCTGGCTGCGGGCCCGGCGGACCATTCTGGCCTCGGACGGCGTCAACTTCATCGCCGCGATTGTGCTCTACATGGTCGCCGTGGGCGGCGTGCGCGGCTTCGCCTTCACCCTGGGTTTGACCACGGTCATGGACCTGGTGGTCGTGATGCTGTTCACCCATCCCATTGTGTCGCTACTGGTCAAGACCCGCTTCTGGGGCGACGGCCACCCGTGGTCCGGGCTCGACCCGTTCCGCCTGGGCGCTCCGGGTGCGGTCCGCTACAAGGGCCGGGGACGTTTCTCAGCTCCGTCCGATGCCGTCTTGGCGGCTGGCGGCAAGGGCGGCCGTTCCGCCGTGGCAGTTTTGGAAGACGAGGACGAGGCGGGCGCCTCGACCGGGCTGGACCAGGCGGAGGTTGAGGGCGTGGCGCCCGAGACGGCATCGGACGCCAAGGCGGCCGGAGGCAAAGCGCCGAAGAAGGTGCCGGGCGAGGCCGGCCTGTCAATTGCCGAACGCAAGCGGCGCGCGGCGGAGCGGGCCCGACAAGCCGGCGACGAGCCGGAAGGGGGCGATAGCGATGGCTAAGGGATTCTCGCAATGGGGCAACGACCTCTACACCGGCCGGCGGTCCTATTCGGTGGTGCCGAAAATCAGGATCTGGCTGGGCATAGCCGCAGCCGTGCTGGTTGTCTGCGTGTTTCTGCTGTTCAAACCGGGATTGACGCTCGGAATGGAGTTCGTGGGCGGCACCGAGTTCAGGGTGGTCGGCACCTCCTCGACCGATCAGAGCCCGGCTCTGGACGCCGTGCGGGAGGCGTTGGGCGGGGAGGCCTCGCCCAAGGTGACCTCGCTCGGCGACGGGGGCGTGCGGGTGCAGGTCGGCAAGCTGTCGGCTGACGAGACCCAGAGCGTGAAGTCGGCGCTGGCCGACGCGTACGACGTGCCGATCGAGGACGTGTCGAACCAGATGGTTTCGGCCTCCTGGGGTTCGGACGTCTCCGGCAAAGCCCTCCGCGGCTCGATCATCTTCCTGGTGCTGGTGGCCGTCGCGATGATCCTCTACTTCCGCAACTGGGCGATGGCCGTCTCCGCGATCACGGCCTTGATCCACGACTTGCTGGTGACGGTCGGGGTTTACGCCGCGGTCGGCTTCGAGGTCACCCCCGCCACCCTGATCGGCTTCCTGACCGTCTTGGGCTACTCGATGTATGACACGGTGGTGGTCTTCGACAAGGTCCGCGAGAACACCGACGGCGTCCTGGACCAGTCGCAGTACACGTACGGCGAGGCGGCGAACCTGGCCGTCAACCAGACCATGGTGCGGTCGATCAACACCTCGGTGGTGGCGCTGCTGCCGGTCGGGGCCATCCTGTTCATCGGCTGGGCTCTGCTGGGGCCGTCCTCTTTGCAGGACATCTCGCTGGCCTTGTTCGTCGGCATGGCCGCCGGCACCTATTCGTCCATCTTCCTGGCGACCCCGCTGGAGGTGCTGCTCCGCAACCGGGAGAGCCGGATCCGGGATCACGCCGAGAGGGTGCTGGCGAAGCGCGCGGCCGCGATCGCGGCCGGGGCGGACACGGGGATCGGCACGGCGGCGATCTCCGGGATCGGAGCCATGCGGGCCGGGGAGCACCGGGGCCATGAGGCCCAACCGCGCCGCAAGACCCGTTCGGAGCGGTGAGGGACGTGAACCTGATCTCGCGGGAGCAGGTCCGCGACCTGGTCGAGGCGAACTGCCGCGACATCCCCGACTTCCCCACCCCGGGGGTTGTGTTCAAGGACATCACGCCCTTGCTGGCGGATTCGTACGCCTTTGGCCAGGTGATCGAGTACCTCGCGGACTTCCTGGAGCGGGTCGGCTGCGAACTGGTGGTCGGAATTGAGGCGCGCGGCTTCATTGTGGCCGCGCCTGCGGCCTTCCACGCTGGCCTGGGCTTTGTGCCGTTGCGCAAGCCCGGCAAGCTCCCAGGAGTGACCCTGCGGGAGTCATACGCCCTGGAATACGGCGAGGCGTCTCTGGAGATGCACGAGGACGCCATTCCGCCGGGCGCCCGGGTCGTCATCATGGACGACGTGCTGGCCACCGGCGGAACCGCCGCCGCGGCTGCGGACCTTTTGGAGCGGGCCGGCGCGAAGGTGATCGGGATGAGCTTCCTGATCGAGTTGTCCTTCCTGGGCGGCCGGGCCAAACTGCCGGGCCGCGACCTGGAATGCATCTGGACCACGTGACGTTCCCCAAGAGGACCGGCGGGCGCTGACACTCCGTCTGGCGTGCGCCGATGGCGCAAAGCGGCGGGTCCCGTCGCGAGCGGCTCTACAATTGGCGCATGACAGACGCCGGCACCACCGCCAAACCGCAGGTGGAGTCTGGCGTCCACACCAGGCCGCTGTCATGGTTGCCGGGTTTTCGGGCGCACCAGTCCGCGCCCGCCGCGCTCGAGCCGGTGCTGGCCGCCCTCCGGGCCTCCCACCCCAAGACCTCCACCGAACTGGTCGAACGGGCCTACGCGGTCGCGGAACGCGTGCATGAGGGCCAGACGCGGAAGAACGGCGAGCCGTACATCACCCACCCGGTCGCGGTGGCGACCATCCTGGCCGAACTCGGGATGACCCCGTCCACGCTGGCGGCGGCGCTCCTCCACGACACGGTCGAGGACACCAGTTACTCGCTGACGGAGCTCAGACGCGAATTCGGCGACGAGATCGCCCAACTGGTTGACGGCGTCACCAAACTCGACAAGGTGGAGTACGGCGAGGCCGCCCAGTCGGAGACCGTTCGTAAGATGGTGATCGCCACCGCCAAGGACATCCGGGTCTTGCTGATCAAGTTGGCGGACCGCCTCCACAACGCGCGGACCTGGAAGTACGTCTCGGCCGAGTCGGCGGAGCGGAAAGCCCGCGAGACCCTGGAGATCTACGCCCCGCTGGCCCACCGCCTCGGCATGAACACGATCAAATGGGAGCTGGAGGACCTGTCTTTCGCCACCCTGCACCCCAGGGTCTACGAGGAAGTGGTGCGGGTCGTGGCGGAGCGCGCACCCGCCCGCGACGAATACCTGCGGGTGGTGGCGGAGCAGGTCAAAGCCGACCTGCGGGCCAACAAGATCAAAGGCGTGGTGACCGGGCGGCCCAAGCATTACTACTCGATCTACCAGAAGATGATTGTGCGGGGACGCGACCTGACCGACATCTACGACCTGGTGGGGGTGCGCATCCTGGTGGACTCCGTGCGGGACTGCTACGCGGCCCTGGGGGCCATGCACGCCCGCTGGAACCCCGTGCCGGGGCGGTTCAAGGACTACATCGCCCGGCCGAAGTTCAACATGTACCAGTCGCTCCACACCACGGTGATCGGACCGTCCGGCAAGCCGGTCGAAATCCAGATCCGCACCCACGAGATGCACCGGCGCAGCGAATACGGCGTGGCCGCCCACTGGAAGTACAAGGAGGGCGCCCATTCGACCGCCAACGGCGGCACGGAGATGGATTGGCTGCGCCAACTGGTGGAATGGCAGCGCGAGACGCAGGACCCGGGGGAGTTCCTCGACTCGTTGCGCTATGAGATCGGGCGGGCCGAGGTCTACGTGTTCACGCCCAAGGGGGACGTGCTGGCCCTGCCGTCCGGCTCCACCCCGGTTGACTTCGCCTACGCCGTCCACACGGAGGTGGGCCACCGGACGGTCGGCGCGCGGGTCAACTCCCGCCTGGTGGCCCTGGACACCGAACTGCAAACCGGCGACGTGGTGGAGATCTTCACCTCGAAGACGCCCGACCAGGGCCCCTCGCGGGACTGGCTGGTGTTCGTCAAGTCGCCCAGGGCCCGCAACAAGATCAGGCAATGGTTCACCAAGGAGCGGCGCGAGGAGTCCGTCGAGCGGGGCAAGGACCAGATCGCCAAGGAGATGCGCAAGCAGAACCTGCCGATCCAGCGGCTCATGTCCCATGAGACGCTGCTGGCCTTGGCCAACGAGCTGCGTTTCCCCGACGTTTCGGCCCTGTACGCGGCGGTCGGGGAGGGCCGCTACTCCGCCCATTCAATGGTGGAGAAACTGGTGGCCTCCCTGGGTGGCGAGGCCGGCAACGAGGAGGACCTGGTAGAGGTCTCCCGGCCGGGCCTGTCGCACCGCCTCAGCCCGGCCGGCGCCAGCGGCGACCCGGGCGTGGTGGTCCACGGGGTGGACGACGTGTGGGTGAAGTTGGCCCGCTGCTGCACCCCCGTGCCGGGCGACAAGATCATTGGTTTCATCACGCGCGGCTCTGGGGTCTCGGTCCACTGGGTCGACTGCTCCAACATCCTGGAGGCGGAAAAGCAGTCCCCCGAGCGGATCGTGGACGTCGAGTGGCGCGACCACGCCCAGGGCTCCTACCTGGTCCAAATCCAGGTCGAGGCCCTAGACCGCCATCACCTGCTGTCAGACGTCACCAAGGCCCTCTCAGAGGCCCACGTCAACATCCTGTCCGCCGAGGTGTCCACCACCAAGGACCGGGTCGCCATCAACCGCTTCGTCTTCGAACTGGCGGACACGTCACACCTGGACGCGGTCCTGTCCGCCATCCGGCGGGTCGACGGCGTCTTCGACGCCTACCGCATCACGGGCTCCGGCCGCCACCACCTCTGAGGCCGCCTTCGGCCGCGGCCGCGCGTACCAGGCCGCCAGCGCCACCACCGGCGCGGCCAGCGCCAAGCCCAGGACGTAGCGGAACTCGGCGAACGCAGGCGAGAGCAGGGTGCTGCCCCAGATGCCGAGCAGCGGCGTCATCGCCAGAAGCAGGCGCTGGCGGCGCTTGAGCGCCAGCACCGCCGCCGCCAACACCAGGACGCCGGAGTAGAAGCCGATCGAAAACGCCATGGACAACACCGGCACGGGCCGGGGGCTGCCCAGGGAAGCCCAGAACATGGCCTTGCGCAGGCCAGGCGCTAGCGAGTCCTCCTCGGAGATGCCCCAAGGGTTGTCGGCTATGTACATCTGGCTGGCCGCCTCAATCGCCTCCGGATACCAATAGCCGAAAGTCTGGGCCAGGGTGGCGTTGACGTACGACTTGGGATACTTGCGGCCAAGGTCGGCCCAGAGCCACACGGCATCGTCCAAGTGGGTCTTGAAGTACTCCGTGTCGATCTGCAACCTGACGGCGTCGCTGAGGCGGGGGTAGTAGGTGTCCTTGAACTCCCGCCCGACGGAGACACGGGTCTCGACGGAGAAGAACGCCTCGACCAACTCGCGTTCGCGCGGGGTCAGATCGTTCGCGTGCTCGTGAACCGCCCGGCCGATTTGCTGCGCGGGCAGGGACAGGGTCTCCCGCGTGGAGTCGCCGTGGACCGCCCCCAACGCGTCGTAAACGGGCCCGGTGACCACGCAGTAAACCACGGCGCTGACGGCCGCCACGGCCAGGAACTGACGCCGCAGGCCCTTCGCCAAGGCCACCAGGAAAAGGAACGACAGCGCGAGCACGTGGACCCCGTTCGAGCGCCACAACACCACCATCAGCGCGAAGGCGGTCAACGCCAGCCACGGCCCCCACCCTGGCGGCGCCGGGCGCCTCCGCAGCACCTCGATCAGGGCCGTGACCAGGCACATGATGGCGATCGCGAAAGGCACGTCCTTGAGCGCGTTGACGGAGTACATGGCGAAGAGCGGGCAGAGCGCAAAGAACGCGCCGGCGCCCAGCACGGCCGTCGGGCGCACCCCCCAGCGCTTCAGCGCCACCACCGCGTAGGTGAACGCCGCGCTTGAGGCCATGATCAAGAACGCCGAATACAGGCCCAGGCCCAACGTGGCCGAACCGAGCGCCACGCCGATCTTGCCGAACAGGCCCAGCAGCAGCGTGTGCGCCAAGGGGTGAAGGTCGAGCAGGGGCCGGCCTCCAATGGTCATTGACAACTGGACCTGGGCGTCCACCGGGAGGACCGCCGGGTACCAGGCCAGGAAATAGGGCACGCGGCTTGCGCACAACACCAACCAGACGCCCAGGATGAAGCGCTTGGGATGGCTCTGCCATTGGCCGCGCAGCCACCGCCAGGCGCCCGAGGCGGCCTTTGTCCACTTGGTGTTGGACCTGAGGGCGGCGTCGAGAATGAGCGCGAAGACGGTGTAGAAGATGACCCAATAGCCCGTCAAATGGATAACGGCCTTGCCGAGTTGAAGCGGCGACGCGACGAGCAGATGGACCGAGTTGTCCCAGTTGACGGCCGCGCCCACCGTCTCCGAGGCGGCCGCGGCCAAGGCCAGTCCGGCCGCTGTCAGCCGGGTGGCCCGGCCCGTCACCTTTAGCGCGCGGGCGGCGACCAGGGTCAACCCTGCCCAAACGGCCAACAGGAAGACGTTGTTCCCCGTGAACTGGCCGTCAAGGGCCACCGGGGCCCAGGTGGTTTGAGTGCGGTATTGGAATCCGCCCCACGTCTGCCGCACCAGCGTGGTGTTCAGGGCCACCGTCCCCCACAAGCCCGCCATCAGGGCGACCGCCCGCCTGCCGGGGTCGCCAAGTCTCGCCTTCATGGCGCCAAGTCTATCCAGCGGCCAGGCCGATTCCGCAGTTAGGGAAGGTGTGGAGCCCCGGTCGCGGCCCCGCTGCGGCCGCCGCGGCGGGCGCGGTCAGGCTCCGCCTACGCGGGTCAGCGTTCGGCCAGGAGGTGCGCTTTCAGCGCCTCCTCGTAGGCGGGGCCCCAGTGGTACGGCGCGCTGCCCCACTTGTGGTTCTCCGCCGCGTACAACGCCGCCTCCGGGTAGCGGTAGAACTGCTCCGGCCGGAGGTCGCGGGCCATGTGCCGGTACATCTGGTCCAAGGAGTCGTTGACTCGGCGGTACCCGTTCGGGTCGGCCGCGGCCGGGGGGTACGGGACGGTCTTGGACACCATGGTTGACCAATAGACCCGCCCCACGCGCAGTTTGCCCAGCGCCCCCGCGCGTCGGAGCAGGCGCACCCAGCGGCGCCAAGCCCGTTGCCAGAGCTGAAAGCGCTCATCCGAATAGGCGCCGATGTCGCGTTCGGCGCCGCGCTGAAAGCCCGACTCGCGAAACTCGTCGGTCACGGTGGCGAAGCATTCCCGGCCGCGCTGGAACAGCGGGTAGCGCTCGTCGATCAGGTCCATCAGCAGGATGTCGAAATCCCCATCCCTCACCAGTTGTCTGAGCTTGGTGGAACCGAGGTCCCACTCCACCCGGCTGCGGCGAAACGCGGACTCGATGGCGGCGGTGTCAACCCCCGTGAACGGGCGCTTCGACATGGCGCTGACCAGGGAAGACCGGGCCACGTATTCAGCCAACTCGATCCCGTCTTCGGGTCCCAGGTGCTCGAACACGTCCCGCGACACGCACGAACCGAAGATCAACACGCGCAGCGGCGCCGCCGCGTCTCTGGGCACCGTTCC harbors:
- the ruvB gene encoding Holliday junction branch migration DNA helicase RuvB is translated as MTEEPLSREALSPGASGTERAIEAALRPKNLGEFVGQKVVRDQLSLVLEAAKARRMPPDHVLLSGPPGLGKTTLSMIIAAELGVSMRVTSGPAIQHAGDLAAVLTSLEEGEVLFVDEIHRLARPVEEMLYVAMEDFRVDVVVGKGPGANAIPLTLPPFTVVGATTRAGLLPAPLRDRFGFTGQLDYYSAEELERVIVRSAALLDLQVTPEAAAEVASRSRGTPRIANRLLRRVRDWAEVRGSGVADLDAALAALAVYQVDQRGLDRLDRAILEVLVCRFAGQPVGLTTMAAAVGEEPDTIETVVEPFLLREGLIARTPRGRLATPDAYAHLGERPAGQAAPHQQISLLRPDLSVESSPGEPPPQESR
- the yajC gene encoding preprotein translocase subunit YajC, whose protein sequence is MTISDAVLLAADEPAAPAGGGGSSYVMLIFIAGMILVMWFMSRRNKKQQQQQGDFRRSLDVGQRVMTVGGMIGVITGLSGDVVTLMSPSGDESAYLRRAIKSVVSDEEWANLTEPYPVDEDEEIEADETPEIEDAPAPAEPEEDEPEPEDKGK
- the secD gene encoding protein translocase subunit SecD encodes the protein MATHSRKARPGRTLLVLVVLVVALFGAIGIGTAAGKTDFVPKFALDLEGGTELVLTPQASESNAQVTSEQLDQAQEIIRSRVDASGVAETEVARQGNSNIVVSIPGNPSQDQLDLVTKSAKMTFRTVLYVANATPTQQDAWSSRYYPNPSYTPAPEPSAEGEDGETPTDGETPTDGETPAEGETPAEGEATAEATPSLEPSPTASAASPSPAPTPTSKVDASTGNMPVPPDPAYTARLENGLDEAVVYAAVAEEYATLLDGAESTVASKTASGVSEEAAKAQTVAEIINCDMVGSSRGNVPSDPDKPLVTCDDAGSAAYILGPVMVQGSELTKANNGMATTQQGNTTGQWVVDIEFNSAGGKQFGEVTTKLDAACKANAEDPKRQFAIVLDDVVISAPEVCNDPILTGTAQISGSFTQQSSKTLADQLSFGSLPINFIVQSQDQISATAGSEQLEIGLWAGLVGLILVAIYSFFQYRALSMVTVLSLILAIGISYGTIVLLGWVQGYRLSLAGVAGMIVAIGITADSFIVYFERIRDELRVGRSISLAVEMAWLRARRTILASDGVNFIAAIVLYMVAVGGVRGFAFTLGLTTVMDLVVVMLFTHPIVSLLVKTRFWGDGHPWSGLDPFRLGAPGAVRYKGRGRFSAPSDAVLAAGGKGGRSAVAVLEDEDEAGASTGLDQAEVEGVAPETASDAKAAGGKAPKKVPGEAGLSIAERKRRAAERARQAGDEPEGGDSDG
- the secF gene encoding protein translocase subunit SecF, whose product is MAKGFSQWGNDLYTGRRSYSVVPKIRIWLGIAAAVLVVCVFLLFKPGLTLGMEFVGGTEFRVVGTSSTDQSPALDAVREALGGEASPKVTSLGDGGVRVQVGKLSADETQSVKSALADAYDVPIEDVSNQMVSASWGSDVSGKALRGSIIFLVLVAVAMILYFRNWAMAVSAITALIHDLLVTVGVYAAVGFEVTPATLIGFLTVLGYSMYDTVVVFDKVRENTDGVLDQSQYTYGEAANLAVNQTMVRSINTSVVALLPVGAILFIGWALLGPSSLQDISLALFVGMAAGTYSSIFLATPLEVLLRNRESRIRDHAERVLAKRAAAIAAGADTGIGTAAISGIGAMRAGEHRGHEAQPRRKTRSER
- a CDS encoding adenine phosphoribosyltransferase, whose translation is MNLISREQVRDLVEANCRDIPDFPTPGVVFKDITPLLADSYAFGQVIEYLADFLERVGCELVVGIEARGFIVAAPAAFHAGLGFVPLRKPGKLPGVTLRESYALEYGEASLEMHEDAIPPGARVVIMDDVLATGGTAAAAADLLERAGAKVIGMSFLIELSFLGGRAKLPGRDLECIWTT
- a CDS encoding DUF6020 family protein codes for the protein MKARLGDPGRRAVALMAGLWGTVALNTTLVRQTWGGFQYRTQTTWAPVALDGQFTGNNVFLLAVWAGLTLVAARALKVTGRATRLTAAGLALAAAASETVGAAVNWDNSVHLLVASPLQLGKAVIHLTGYWVIFYTVFALILDAALRSNTKWTKAASGAWRWLRGQWQSHPKRFILGVWLVLCASRVPYFLAWYPAVLPVDAQVQLSMTIGGRPLLDLHPLAHTLLLGLFGKIGVALGSATLGLGLYSAFLIMASSAAFTYAVVALKRWGVRPTAVLGAGAFFALCPLFAMYSVNALKDVPFAIAIMCLVTALIEVLRRRPAPPGWGPWLALTAFALMVVLWRSNGVHVLALSFLFLVALAKGLRRQFLAVAAVSAVVYCVVTGPVYDALGAVHGDSTRETLSLPAQQIGRAVHEHANDLTPRERELVEAFFSVETRVSVGREFKDTYYPRLSDAVRLQIDTEYFKTHLDDAVWLWADLGRKYPKSYVNATLAQTFGYWYPEAIEAASQMYIADNPWGISEEDSLAPGLRKAMFWASLGSPRPVPVLSMAFSIGFYSGVLVLAAAVLALKRRQRLLLAMTPLLGIWGSTLLSPAFAEFRYVLGLALAAPVVALAAWYARPRPKAASEVVAAGARDAVGVEDAVDPPDGGQDRVQV
- a CDS encoding DUF6270 domain-containing protein; translated protein: MGTVPRDAAAPLRVLIFGSCVSRDVFEHLGPEDGIELAEYVARSSLVSAMSKRPFTGVDTAAIESAFRRSRVEWDLGSTKLRQLVRDGDFDILLMDLIDERYPLFQRGRECFATVTDEFRESGFQRGAERDIGAYSDERFQLWQRAWRRWVRLLRRAGALGKLRVGRVYWSTMVSKTVPYPPAAADPNGYRRVNDSLDQMYRHMARDLRPEQFYRYPEAALYAAENHKWGSAPYHWGPAYEEALKAHLLAER